One segment of Papaver somniferum cultivar HN1 unplaced genomic scaffold, ASM357369v1 unplaced-scaffold_137, whole genome shotgun sequence DNA contains the following:
- the LOC113334806 gene encoding exosome complex component RRP43-like, with amino-acid sequence MGETDGSGGNGDLAGEMEVDAFRRLFPLRYYERHLLESVRPDARPLGTSRTTSVSLGAVSSADGSALVKIGSTIMLAAVKMEVMTPSSDSPDEGCLAIEFHMPPVCSPLVRPGRPAEPAPVISKQLSDVVLSSGMINLKELSLISGKAAWMAYLDIYCLDADGSLFDAALLSAVAALSSLCIPEVSVNNEGRVITLSAGNKDKKTVKEPLNKEKRKLTLSCIPFSLTCILHKKYILADPNSEEESIMETLVTVVLDSSNRLISLFKPGGPFLASTSVVQGCIALTKDRVKELQKILNEAITDMEVD; translated from the exons ATGGGGGAGACAGATGGGAGTGGTGGAAATGGGGATTTGGCAGGAGAGATGGAAGTTGATGCTTTCAGGAGACTATTTCCTCTTCGATACTATGAGCGTCATCTCCTTGAGTCTGTACGTCCTGATGCCAGGCCTCTTGGAACATCTAGGACTACATCTGTCTCTCTTG GGGCAGTTTCATCAGCTGATGGCTCAGCCTTGGTTAAGATTGGATCCACC ATCATGTTGGCTGCTGTCAAAATGGAAGTCATGACACCATCATCTGACTCGCCTGATGAGGGCTGCCTAG CTATTGAGTTCCACATGCCTCCGGTTTGTTCTCCACTTGTTAGGCCTGGTCGACCTGCTGAGCCGGCACCTGTTATTTCCAAACAACTCTCTGACGTTGTGTTAAG TTCTGGAATGATCAATTTGAAGGAACTATCCTTAATCAGTGGAAAGGCAGCATGGATGGCTTACCTG GACATATACTGTTTGGATGCAGATGGTTCGCTTTTTGATGCTGCTCTACTTTCAGCAGTTGCTGCATTGTCTAGTT TGTGTATCCCTGAGGTGTCTGTCAATAATGAGGGAAGAGTAATTACTTTGTCTGCTGGAAACAAGGATAAGAAGACAGTGAAAGAGCCACTCAATAAAGAAAAGCGGAAGCTCACTCTGAGTTGCATTCCATTTTCATTGACATGCATTCTTCACAAGAAATATATCTTGGCAGATCCTAATTCAGAGGAAGAATCTATCATGGAAACTCTTGTGACTGTGGTGTTGGATTCATCCAATAGGCTTATCTCTCTGTTCAAACCTGGTGGACCGTTTCTCGCCTCCACATCGGTAGTTCAG